One window from the genome of Halostella litorea encodes:
- a CDS encoding sensor histidine kinase: MTIGVGTVRAVYAVATVTTVTLGYVVWRHREERGALPLLGSIAGGAWWSGSLFLATVSNNYATSVLLNRALYVGVVAAVASIALFALEYTGRAHLITRRTVALLAVHPLLVVALAFANPGDVFFASIAPAPSAPTGVAVEWGPAFWAHVLYSYAVTLFVAVFVFEMVFRSRSLYRGQVLVLTAAVLSPAFANLPNLLDVVPFDTTPIGFLAANLLFTVAITRYELIDLMPIARERVLDTVEDAVYVVDRDGRIVDANPAGRDLADRTGTGPDVVGRDAEEVLSGMPKFRDLFRRAVETGEDRANEFEFEDRHYAVEASTIEDGRDRHVGWLFLVRDVTERERREAELRRRNEQLDEFANIVSHDLRNPLNVADGYVGLARESGDVSHLDGVEEALDRMEAIVEDVLALARDGGEVADPMPVDLRAVAEAAWGDVDTGDGRLRVADDATVDADRPRLVRLLENLFRNAVEHGAPDEPITVTVGVLPSGTGFYVADDGRGIPESERGQVFDSGHTTAEDGTGFGLAIVERIAGGHGWNVSVAESEGGGARFEIEGVAVRSVDRGAPDRPAER; the protein is encoded by the coding sequence ATGACGATCGGCGTGGGGACCGTTCGGGCGGTGTACGCCGTCGCGACGGTGACGACCGTCACGCTGGGGTACGTCGTGTGGCGGCACCGCGAGGAGCGCGGCGCGCTGCCGCTCCTGGGGAGCATCGCGGGCGGCGCGTGGTGGTCCGGGTCGCTCTTCCTGGCGACTGTCTCGAACAATTACGCAACGTCCGTCCTTCTCAACAGGGCCCTGTACGTCGGCGTCGTCGCCGCCGTCGCGTCGATAGCCCTGTTCGCGCTCGAATACACCGGCCGGGCGCACCTGATCACGCGCCGTACGGTCGCCCTCCTCGCGGTCCACCCCCTGCTGGTGGTCGCGCTCGCGTTCGCCAACCCCGGCGACGTGTTCTTCGCCTCGATCGCACCCGCGCCGTCGGCACCCACCGGGGTCGCGGTGGAGTGGGGGCCCGCGTTCTGGGCGCACGTGCTCTACTCCTACGCCGTCACGCTGTTCGTCGCCGTGTTCGTGTTCGAGATGGTGTTCCGGTCCCGGAGCCTCTACCGGGGGCAGGTGCTCGTGCTGACTGCCGCCGTGCTGTCGCCCGCCTTCGCGAACCTGCCGAACCTGTTGGACGTGGTGCCGTTCGACACCACGCCGATCGGCTTTCTCGCCGCGAACCTGCTTTTCACCGTCGCGATAACGCGGTACGAACTGATCGACCTCATGCCGATCGCCCGGGAGCGCGTCCTGGACACCGTCGAGGACGCCGTCTACGTCGTCGACCGGGACGGCCGGATCGTCGATGCGAACCCCGCCGGGCGGGACCTAGCCGACCGGACGGGCACCGGTCCCGACGTCGTCGGCCGGGACGCCGAGGAAGTGCTGTCGGGCATGCCGAAGTTCCGCGACCTCTTCCGTCGCGCCGTCGAGACCGGCGAGGACCGGGCGAACGAGTTCGAGTTCGAGGACCGACACTACGCCGTCGAGGCCTCCACCATCGAGGACGGGCGGGACCGGCACGTCGGCTGGCTGTTCCTCGTCCGCGACGTCACGGAGCGGGAACGGCGCGAGGCCGAACTCCGGCGGCGAAACGAGCAACTGGACGAGTTCGCGAACATCGTCTCCCACGACCTCCGCAACCCGCTGAACGTCGCGGACGGGTACGTCGGGCTGGCCCGCGAGTCCGGGGACGTCTCGCACCTCGACGGTGTCGAGGAGGCGCTTGACCGGATGGAGGCCATCGTCGAGGACGTGCTCGCGCTCGCCCGGGACGGCGGCGAGGTCGCCGACCCGATGCCGGTGGACCTGCGGGCCGTCGCGGAGGCCGCGTGGGGGGACGTCGACACCGGGGACGGGCGGCTCCGCGTGGCGGACGACGCCACGGTCGACGCCGACCGGCCGCGGCTGGTCCGGCTGCTGGAGAACCTGTTCCGCAACGCGGTCGAACACGGTGCGCCGGACGAACCCATCACGGTCACCGTGGGTGTCCTCCCGTCGGGAACGGGGTTCTACGTCGCGGACGACGGGCGGGGGATCCCGGAATCCGAACGCGGGCAGGTGTTCGACAGCGGGCACACGACGGCGGAGGACGGGACGGGGTTCGGTCTGGCCATCGTCGAACGGATCGCCGGTGGGCACGGCTGGAATGTCTCGGTCGCGGAGAGCGAGGGGGGCGGCGCGCGCTTCGAGATAGAGGGGGTTGCGGTGCGCTCGGTCGACCGCGGCGCTCCGGACAGACCGGCCGAGCGGTAG
- the rnhA gene encoding ribonuclease HI — translation MPVIECDVAAAREKLLDAGADVDAGNTDHERWRASRGDATAVAYDGKVVVQGSDPSDIEAVLREGGGRAHVYSDGASRGNPGPAAVGWVIVTSDGIVAEGNETIGETTNNRAEYEGLIRALEAAGEYGYDVVDVRIDAELVVKQVRGEWDTNDPDLRERRVTVRELLDRFDDWSLQHVPREVNERADELANEALDDA, via the coding sequence ATGCCGGTCATCGAGTGCGACGTGGCGGCCGCGAGGGAAAAACTGCTCGACGCGGGCGCGGACGTCGACGCCGGAAACACCGATCACGAGCGCTGGCGGGCCTCTCGCGGCGACGCGACCGCGGTCGCGTACGACGGCAAGGTCGTCGTACAGGGGTCGGACCCGAGCGACATCGAGGCCGTCCTGCGCGAGGGCGGCGGTCGCGCGCACGTCTACTCCGACGGGGCGAGCCGCGGCAACCCCGGCCCCGCCGCGGTGGGGTGGGTCATCGTCACGAGCGACGGCATCGTCGCGGAGGGCAACGAGACCATCGGCGAGACGACGAACAACCGCGCGGAGTACGAGGGGCTGATCCGTGCGCTGGAGGCGGCCGGGGAGTACGGGTACGACGTGGTCGACGTGCGCATCGACGCCGAACTCGTCGTCAAGCAGGTCCGCGGTGAGTGGGACACGAACGACCCCGACCTGCGCGAGCGCCGGGTCACCGTCCGCGAACTGCTCGACCGGTTCGACGACTGGTCGCTCCAGCACGTTCCGCGGGAGGTAAACGAGCGAGCGGACGAACTGGCAAACGAGGCGCTCGACGATGCCTGA
- a CDS encoding YgaP family membrane protein has product MFDRNVGGTDRLARIGLGSVLVFVGTAVALALERPLVGAAVALFGAGMLASGVARRCLVNELLGLDTAE; this is encoded by the coding sequence ATGTTCGACCGGAACGTCGGCGGCACGGACCGACTCGCACGGATCGGCCTCGGGTCGGTGCTCGTCTTCGTCGGCACGGCCGTCGCGCTGGCCCTGGAGCGGCCGCTCGTCGGCGCGGCGGTGGCGCTGTTCGGCGCGGGGATGCTCGCCTCGGGCGTCGCCCGGCGCTGTCTGGTGAACGAACTGCTCGGGCTCGACACCGCCGAGTGA
- a CDS encoding PadR family transcriptional regulator has translation MSEAQTVSGEPGIVRDLTAFQQNILVILSEEPRYGLAIKRDLEEYYGDEVNHGRLYPNLDELVEMGLVEKSELDKRTNQYELTDDGHEAVLDQLNWTLSKVVTDDERADTVRELVDDQL, from the coding sequence ATGTCAGAGGCACAAACAGTTTCCGGCGAACCGGGCATCGTTCGCGACCTGACCGCGTTTCAGCAGAACATCCTCGTGATCCTCTCCGAGGAGCCACGGTACGGCCTCGCGATCAAACGCGACCTCGAGGAGTACTACGGCGACGAGGTGAACCACGGGCGGCTGTACCCCAACCTCGACGAGCTCGTCGAGATGGGCCTCGTCGAGAAGAGCGAACTCGACAAGCGAACCAACCAGTACGAGCTGACCGACGACGGCCACGAGGCCGTCCTCGACCAGCTCAACTGGACGCTGTCGAAGGTCGTCACCGACGACGAGCGCGCTGACACGGTCCGCGAGCTCGTCGACGACCAGCTCTAG
- a CDS encoding alkaline phosphatase family protein encodes MGLFDRIRGDDAPRVAFFGIDGVPYSMLSDHFDEFENLAALADEGSAGPIDSIVPPESSACWPSLTTGKNPGETGVYGFQDREVGSYDTYVPMGRDVQADRVWDRVQADGRDATVMNVPVTFPPQRNVQRMVSGFLSPAIDKAAYPDDLAEYLQGIDYKIDANAKLGHDEDKSAFIENAHETLDARFEAFKHYIEQDDWDLFFGVFMTTDRVNHFLYKHYERDGEYKQEFLEFYRKLDDYLGQLRGMLADDVTMMVASDHGFTSLDYEVHFNEWLEQEGWLEYADDDHEELGDIADDTKAYSLIPGRFYINLEGREPRGSVPEDEYEAVRDELKEKLESLEGPDGNPVADRVVEKEAAFRGDHDDIAPDLTVIPNYGFDLKAGFKGHDAVFDTGPRNGMHSFDNATLFVDDPDATISEVDLFDLTPTILDLMDVDYDRGEFDGASIV; translated from the coding sequence ATGGGCCTCTTCGACAGGATACGCGGTGACGACGCCCCGCGCGTCGCCTTCTTCGGCATCGACGGCGTGCCGTACAGCATGCTCTCGGACCACTTCGACGAGTTCGAGAACCTCGCTGCGCTCGCCGACGAGGGCAGCGCCGGCCCCATCGACAGCATCGTGCCGCCCGAATCGAGCGCCTGCTGGCCGAGCCTCACGACCGGGAAGAACCCCGGCGAAACCGGCGTGTACGGCTTCCAGGACCGCGAGGTCGGCTCCTACGACACGTACGTCCCGATGGGCCGGGACGTGCAGGCAGACCGCGTCTGGGACCGCGTGCAGGCGGACGGCCGGGACGCCACCGTGATGAACGTCCCCGTCACGTTCCCGCCCCAGCGCAACGTCCAGCGGATGGTCTCGGGCTTCCTCTCGCCGGCAATCGACAAGGCCGCCTACCCGGACGACCTCGCGGAGTACCTCCAGGGGATCGACTACAAGATCGACGCCAACGCGAAACTGGGCCACGACGAGGACAAGTCCGCGTTCATCGAGAACGCCCACGAGACCCTCGACGCGCGCTTCGAGGCGTTCAAACACTACATCGAGCAGGACGACTGGGACCTGTTTTTCGGCGTCTTCATGACGACCGACCGGGTGAACCACTTCCTGTACAAACACTACGAGCGCGACGGCGAGTACAAGCAGGAGTTCCTCGAGTTCTACCGCAAGCTGGACGACTACCTCGGTCAGCTCCGCGGGATGCTCGCCGACGACGTGACGATGATGGTCGCCAGCGACCACGGCTTCACGAGCCTCGACTACGAGGTCCACTTCAACGAGTGGCTCGAACAGGAGGGCTGGCTCGAGTACGCGGACGACGACCACGAGGAACTCGGCGACATCGCCGACGACACGAAGGCGTACTCGCTGATCCCCGGCCGCTTCTACATCAACCTCGAAGGGCGCGAGCCGCGGGGCAGCGTCCCCGAGGACGAGTACGAGGCGGTCCGGGATGAGCTAAAGGAGAAACTGGAGTCGCTCGAGGGTCCCGACGGCAACCCCGTCGCCGACCGCGTCGTCGAGAAGGAGGCCGCGTTCCGCGGCGACCACGACGACATCGCCCCGGACTTGACGGTGATCCCCAACTACGGCTTCGACCTGAAAGCCGGCTTCAAGGGCCACGACGCGGTGTTCGACACCGGCCCGCGCAACGGGATGCACAGCTTCGACAACGCGACGCTGTTCGTCGACGACCCCGACGCCACCATCAGCGAGGTCGACCTGTTCGACCTCACGCCGACCATCCTCGACCTGATGGACGTCGACTACGACCGCGGCGAGTTCGACGGCGCGAGCATCGTCTAA
- a CDS encoding transcription initiation factor IIB, which produces MTRSTRQRERELETEESEEQEGVRECPECESENLVKSSDRGELVCEDCGLVVEEEKIDPGPEWRAFNHQERQEKSRVGAPTTQTMHDKGLTTTIDWKDKDAYGRSISSKKRSQMHRLRKWQERIRTKDAGERNLQFALSEIDRMASALGVPRSVREVASVIYRRALKEDLIRGRSIEGVATSALYAACRKEGIPRSLEEISEVSRVERKEIGRTYRYISQELGLEMKPVDPKKYVPRFCSELELSEEVQTKANEIIETTAEEGLLSGKSPTGYAAAAIYAASLLCNEKKTQREVADVAQVTEVTIRNRYQEQIEAMGIHS; this is translated from the coding sequence ATGACACGGTCCACCCGCCAGCGGGAGCGCGAGCTTGAGACGGAGGAGTCCGAGGAGCAAGAGGGGGTACGGGAGTGCCCCGAGTGCGAGTCCGAGAACCTCGTCAAAAGCTCCGACAGGGGAGAACTCGTCTGCGAGGACTGCGGCCTCGTCGTCGAGGAGGAGAAGATCGATCCGGGTCCGGAGTGGCGGGCGTTCAACCACCAGGAACGTCAGGAGAAGTCCCGCGTCGGCGCGCCGACGACACAGACGATGCACGACAAGGGACTGACGACGACGATCGACTGGAAAGACAAGGACGCCTACGGACGCTCTATCTCCTCGAAGAAGCGCAGCCAGATGCACCGGCTGCGAAAGTGGCAGGAACGCATTCGAACGAAGGACGCGGGCGAGCGGAACCTGCAGTTCGCTCTGAGCGAGATCGACCGGATGGCGAGCGCCCTCGGTGTGCCGCGCTCGGTCCGGGAGGTCGCAAGCGTCATCTACCGGCGCGCGCTCAAGGAGGACCTGATCCGCGGACGCTCCATCGAGGGCGTCGCCACCAGCGCGCTGTACGCCGCGTGTCGCAAGGAAGGGATCCCCCGAAGCTTAGAGGAGATCTCGGAGGTCTCCCGCGTCGAACGGAAGGAGATCGGCCGCACGTATCGATACATCTCGCAGGAGCTCGGCCTCGAGATGAAACCCGTCGACCCCAAGAAGTACGTTCCCCGGTTCTGTTCCGAACTCGAACTCAGCGAGGAAGTCCAGACCAAGGCAAACGAGATAATCGAGACCACCGCCGAGGAGGGCCTGCTGTCGGGGAAGTCCCCGACCGGCTACGCCGCCGCGGCGATCTACGCCGCGTCGCTGCTGTGTAACGAGAAGAAGACCCAGCGCGAGGTCGCAGACGTCGCGCAGGTGACCGAGGTCACCATCCGGAACCGCTACCAGGAGCAGATCGAAGCGATGGGCATCCACAGCTAA
- a CDS encoding DUF7108 family protein, with translation MPELPEDVAEEAERLTRLAREAVDEQEAAAYRRDRDRRLAEHDFRARVREDDARAVLVLHPDEWVEDGTIRPGEVDDTDRAAEIPLDGPGDPDDWESVEAHNAELVERVREDHGEVHAANVRAFADFMGNHYARPLDSATGDEVREFLRDYYPRNAWPSDEQREVVERSLRYAFDAAEKRVPGF, from the coding sequence ATGCCTGAACTCCCCGAGGACGTGGCCGAGGAGGCCGAACGGCTGACCCGCCTCGCGCGCGAGGCGGTCGACGAGCAGGAGGCGGCGGCGTACCGACGCGACCGCGACCGACGGCTCGCCGAACACGACTTCCGCGCGCGGGTCCGCGAGGACGACGCCAGGGCCGTGCTCGTGCTCCACCCCGACGAGTGGGTCGAGGACGGCACGATCCGGCCCGGCGAGGTCGATGACACCGACCGCGCCGCGGAGATCCCGCTCGACGGGCCGGGCGACCCGGACGACTGGGAGTCCGTCGAGGCACACAACGCCGAACTGGTCGAGCGCGTCCGCGAGGACCACGGCGAGGTGCACGCGGCGAACGTCCGCGCGTTCGCGGACTTCATGGGCAACCACTACGCCCGGCCGCTGGACTCGGCGACCGGCGACGAGGTGCGGGAGTTCCTCCGCGACTACTACCCGCGCAACGCGTGGCCGAGCGACGAGCAGCGCGAGGTCGTGGAGCGGTCGCTCCGCTACGCGTTCGACGCCGCCGAAAAACGGGTGCCCGGTTTCTAG
- a CDS encoding tubulin/FtsZ family protein, with translation MKVVLIGIGQAGGKVTQALVEFDERMDFGAVRGAVAVNSAQTDLQSLDLDTVLIGQDRVKGHGVGGDNELGAEVMQADAREVMDSIDGRITAEADAIFVVAGLGGGTGSGGAPVLAKELGRVYSVPVYALGVLPGRGEGAMYQANAGRSLKTLVREADATLLVDNDAWHGAGESVGEAYDAINEAIAQRVGLLLASGEAVDGVAESVVDSSEVINTLREGGIAALGYANAKADPDSAENVNTVTSVTRKALLTGTSLPDAVTAESALLVIAGDSDRIPRKGVERARAWVEEETGSMQVRGGDFPLESDHLAALVLLGGVERGKRIEEFMERAREAQKQQPDDGDPAEQFKNEEIDDLF, from the coding sequence ATGAAAGTCGTCCTGATAGGTATCGGCCAGGCCGGCGGGAAGGTCACTCAGGCCCTGGTCGAGTTCGACGAACGAATGGACTTCGGTGCGGTCCGCGGCGCGGTCGCGGTCAACTCCGCGCAGACCGACTTGCAGTCGCTGGACCTCGACACGGTGCTGATCGGGCAGGACCGGGTGAAGGGACACGGCGTCGGCGGCGACAACGAACTCGGCGCGGAGGTGATGCAGGCGGACGCGCGGGAGGTGATGGACAGCATCGACGGCCGCATCACCGCCGAGGCCGACGCCATCTTCGTCGTCGCCGGCCTCGGCGGCGGCACCGGCAGCGGCGGCGCGCCGGTGCTGGCGAAGGAACTCGGCCGCGTGTACAGCGTCCCCGTCTACGCGCTCGGCGTCCTCCCCGGGCGCGGCGAGGGGGCGATGTACCAGGCCAACGCCGGCCGGTCGCTGAAGACGCTCGTCCGCGAGGCCGACGCCACTCTGCTGGTCGACAACGACGCCTGGCACGGCGCGGGCGAGAGCGTCGGGGAAGCGTACGACGCGATAAACGAGGCGATCGCACAGCGCGTCGGCCTCCTGCTTGCCTCCGGCGAGGCCGTCGACGGCGTCGCCGAGAGCGTCGTCGACTCCAGCGAGGTGATAAATACCCTCCGCGAGGGCGGCATCGCCGCGCTGGGCTACGCGAACGCGAAGGCCGACCCCGACAGCGCGGAGAACGTCAACACCGTCACCAGCGTCACGCGCAAGGCGCTTCTGACCGGGACGAGCCTGCCCGACGCCGTGACCGCCGAGTCCGCGCTGCTCGTGATCGCCGGCGACTCGGACCGCATCCCCCGCAAGGGCGTCGAGCGCGCCCGCGCCTGGGTCGAGGAGGAGACGGGGAGCATGCAGGTCCGGGGCGGCGACTTCCCGCTGGAGAGCGACCACCTCGCCGCACTCGTCCTACTGGGCGGCGTCGAGCGGGGCAAGCGCATCGAGGAGTTCATGGAGCGCGCCCGCGAGGCCCAGAAGCAACAGCCCGACGACGGCGACCCCGCCGAGCAGTTCAAAAACGAGGAGATAGACGACCTGTTCTGA
- a CDS encoding HD domain-containing protein, producing the protein MSSKQFKDPVHGYVEVAEPIVERIVDTPSFQRQRHVRQLSATYLVYPGANHSRFEHALGVFALAKRVFRSLRSQRRFARGASEAHLDTVEATLKCAALLHDVGHPPLSHLGEHHLDATALRDRLADAGLVGAFEDAGLAVGVPGGPFRRASPHELLGCVVILRKYADALRDLGVDPYEVCAYVLGYSLTYEREGDRHFGVAAEVLHSPIDVDRLDYIIRDSRMTGAEVLSVDTERMIDAYTAVPDAGLALRDKALSTIGNYLEGRVALYMWVTQHHKSVYANVLLRELLDEFVALADERPITADKVLDGYVDDYYAMERIRAAAREHPDSTLADLHDRFRSRRFPESCWKHRVGYGESVDATDDMAAFSAWLLDDADALEADLAAALDLPVHEVWIERSYVPEYEPGELMDIPIAHRDSTRSVAETGLYGSRAFEGAIPFVFVPDGYRWAAIDHLNEAFASAAGESA; encoded by the coding sequence ATGTCGAGCAAACAGTTCAAGGACCCGGTACACGGGTACGTCGAGGTCGCCGAACCGATAGTCGAGCGCATCGTCGATACGCCGTCGTTCCAGCGCCAGCGCCACGTCCGCCAGCTATCGGCGACGTACCTGGTGTACCCGGGCGCGAACCACTCCCGGTTCGAACACGCGCTGGGCGTGTTCGCGCTGGCAAAGCGGGTGTTCCGGAGCCTCCGCTCGCAGCGCCGCTTCGCCCGCGGCGCGTCCGAGGCGCATCTGGACACCGTCGAGGCCACGCTGAAGTGCGCGGCGCTGCTGCACGACGTCGGCCACCCGCCGCTCTCGCATCTGGGCGAGCACCACCTCGACGCCACGGCCCTCCGGGACCGGCTGGCCGACGCCGGCCTCGTCGGCGCGTTCGAGGACGCCGGGCTCGCCGTCGGGGTGCCCGGCGGGCCGTTCCGGCGCGCCAGCCCGCACGAACTGCTCGGCTGCGTCGTGATCCTGCGGAAGTACGCCGACGCCCTCCGGGACCTCGGCGTCGACCCCTACGAGGTGTGTGCGTACGTGCTCGGCTACAGCCTGACCTACGAGCGCGAGGGCGACCGCCACTTCGGGGTCGCCGCCGAGGTGCTCCACTCGCCCATCGACGTCGACAGGCTGGACTACATCATCCGCGACAGCCGGATGACGGGCGCGGAGGTGCTGAGCGTCGACACCGAGCGCATGATCGACGCGTACACCGCCGTGCCGGATGCCGGGCTGGCGCTGCGGGACAAGGCGCTGTCGACGATAGGCAACTACCTCGAAGGGCGGGTCGCGCTGTACATGTGGGTCACCCAGCACCACAAGTCGGTGTACGCGAACGTCCTCCTGCGGGAACTGCTCGACGAGTTCGTCGCGCTGGCCGACGAGCGGCCGATCACCGCCGACAAGGTGCTCGACGGGTACGTCGACGACTACTACGCGATGGAGCGGATCCGGGCGGCGGCCCGCGAACACCCGGACTCGACCCTCGCGGACCTGCACGACCGGTTCCGGTCGCGGCGGTTCCCGGAGTCGTGCTGGAAACACCGCGTCGGCTACGGCGAGTCGGTCGACGCGACCGACGACATGGCCGCGTTCTCTGCGTGGCTGCTCGACGACGCCGACGCGCTGGAGGCCGATCTGGCGGCGGCGCTGGACCTGCCGGTCCACGAGGTGTGGATCGAGCGGTCGTACGTGCCGGAGTACGAGCCCGGGGAACTGATGGACATCCCGATCGCCCACCGCGACTCGACGCGGTCGGTCGCCGAGACGGGGCTGTACGGGAGCCGGGCGTTCGAGGGGGCGATCCCGTTCGTGTTCGTCCCGGACGGGTACCGGTGGGCGGCGATCGACCACCTAAACGAGGCGTTCGCCTCGGCCGCCGGCGAGTCGGCTTAG
- the nreA gene encoding DNA repair protein NreA, whose translation MRLDEFIEDLEPDEGARKRQLAREKSYEITDYLEEFESQFEETVQGDALFGSTAPSIFVGRSNYPSVSTGLLSPVGHETEAADFVTDADWYSQRYGIDDVFQRRTNLLNSRRRSKVDVDDVWDGFVGTQREVAIADRPVDVEIGLDDRPEIDFDVGEGVATPTGPNASAESVDLTENPHVPRPVKKTLEDDDWQAQGAMTYLYRRGFDVYEINTILSAGALGRGENRRLVPTRWSITAVDDTVGQYLRGRIRNAPSIDTPQVWENEYMGNRYWVVLAPGQWEFELVEMKAPGSIWNPDPEGDVWMASAAEGFEGRTGYVDETAGAYYASRLGVLEHLESIGRQAKCLVLREVSDDYWAPVGVWQVRESVRNAFDGGHGEAETFHAAVSAVAEQLPVSLGALRRKSEMVAGLQATLSDF comes from the coding sequence ATGCGGCTCGACGAGTTCATCGAGGACTTGGAACCCGACGAGGGCGCGCGCAAGCGGCAACTCGCCCGGGAGAAGTCCTACGAGATCACCGACTACCTGGAGGAGTTCGAGTCCCAGTTCGAGGAGACGGTGCAGGGCGACGCGCTGTTCGGGAGCACCGCCCCCTCGATCTTCGTCGGCCGCTCGAACTACCCGAGCGTCTCGACCGGCCTGCTCTCGCCGGTCGGCCACGAGACGGAGGCCGCGGACTTCGTCACCGACGCCGACTGGTACAGCCAGCGCTACGGCATCGACGACGTGTTCCAGCGCCGCACCAACCTGCTCAACTCCCGCCGCCGCTCGAAGGTCGACGTCGACGACGTGTGGGACGGCTTCGTCGGCACCCAGCGCGAGGTCGCCATCGCCGACCGCCCGGTCGACGTGGAGATCGGCCTCGACGACCGCCCGGAGATCGACTTCGACGTGGGCGAGGGCGTGGCGACCCCGACCGGCCCCAACGCCAGCGCGGAGTCGGTCGACCTCACCGAGAACCCCCACGTCCCACGGCCGGTGAAGAAGACGCTGGAGGACGACGACTGGCAGGCCCAGGGGGCGATGACCTACCTCTACCGCCGCGGCTTCGACGTGTACGAGATCAACACGATCCTCTCGGCCGGCGCGCTCGGCCGCGGCGAGAACCGGCGGCTCGTCCCGACGCGGTGGTCGATCACCGCCGTCGACGACACCGTCGGCCAGTACCTCCGGGGTCGCATCCGCAACGCGCCGAGCATCGACACGCCGCAGGTCTGGGAGAACGAGTACATGGGGAACCGCTACTGGGTCGTCCTCGCCCCCGGCCAGTGGGAGTTCGAACTCGTCGAGATGAAAGCCCCGGGCAGCATCTGGAACCCCGACCCGGAGGGCGACGTGTGGATGGCCAGCGCCGCGGAGGGGTTCGAGGGCCGCACCGGCTACGTCGACGAGACCGCGGGAGCGTACTACGCCTCGCGGCTCGGCGTGCTGGAACACCTGGAGTCGATCGGCCGGCAGGCCAAGTGTCTCGTGCTCCGCGAGGTGTCGGACGACTACTGGGCCCCCGTCGGCGTCTGGCAGGTCCGAGAGAGCGTTCGTAACGCGTTCGACGGCGGCCACGGCGAGGCCGAGACGTTCCACGCCGCCGTCTCGGCGGTCGCCGAGCAACTCCCCGTCTCGCTGGGCGCGCTCCGGCGCAAGTCGGAGATGGTCGCCGGCCTGCAGGCGACGCTGTCGGACTTCTGA
- a CDS encoding inorganic diphosphatase, which translates to MTNLWEDLETGPNPPEEIYAVVECLKGERNKYEYDKDVPGVVLDRVLHSNVHYPSDYGFIPQSYYDDEDPFDVLVLVEDQTFPGCVIEARPVALMKMDDDGEQDDKVIAVPTEDPRYDHIEDIEDIPQQQLDEIDEFFATYKNLEEGKEVETQGWEDKAAAKEAIEHAMDLYEENF; encoded by the coding sequence ATGACGAACCTCTGGGAAGATCTGGAGACCGGACCGAACCCGCCGGAAGAGATCTACGCCGTCGTGGAGTGTCTCAAGGGCGAGCGCAACAAGTACGAGTACGACAAGGACGTCCCGGGCGTCGTCCTCGACCGCGTCCTCCACAGCAACGTCCACTACCCCTCCGACTACGGGTTCATCCCGCAGTCGTACTACGACGACGAGGACCCATTCGACGTGCTCGTGCTCGTCGAGGACCAGACGTTCCCCGGCTGTGTCATCGAGGCCCGCCCCGTCGCACTGATGAAGATGGACGACGACGGCGAGCAGGACGACAAGGTCATCGCCGTCCCGACGGAGGACCCCCGCTACGACCACATCGAGGACATCGAGGACATCCCCCAGCAGCAACTCGACGAGATAGACGAGTTCTTCGCGACGTACAAGAACCTGGAGGAGGGCAAGGAAGTCGAGACCCAGGGCTGGGAGGACAAGGCGGCCGCGAAGGAGGCCATCGAGCACGCGATGGACCTCTACGAGGAGAACTTCTAG